A window of the bacterium genome harbors these coding sequences:
- a CDS encoding CopG family transcriptional regulator: MSTNIATNIRLPEEVLKALKYRAIEEKKSVNQIIREAVEKFLASVVETKKYKNDPLENIIGIAESGIRDGSRNHDYYLYKKKR; this comes from the coding sequence ATGTCAACAAATATCGCCACAAATATAAGGCTTCCCGAAGAAGTCCTGAAAGCCCTGAAATACAGGGCGATTGAGGAAAAAAAGAGCGTGAACCAGATTATTCGCGAGGCGGTGGAAAAATTTCTCGCGAGTGTGGTTGAAACAAAAAAGTATAAAAATGACCCGTTGGAAAATATTATCGGCATAGCGGAATCAGGGATCAGGGACGGTTCCAGAAATCATGATTACTATTTGTATAAGAAAAAAAGATGA